In Thunnus maccoyii chromosome 3, fThuMac1.1, whole genome shotgun sequence, the following proteins share a genomic window:
- the ngfb gene encoding nerve growth factor, whose translation MRSSMLVLFLFFSARAMAAIRGDSCAATTAQQQDPGINPNIIPTVDPKLFTKRRYLSPRVLFSAQPPDAEPAGSQGAGRRTRRAAGKPQHRGVYSVCESVSVWVGNKTKATDISGNEVTVLPDVNINNVNKKQYFFETTCHSARSGNSGCLGIDARHWNSYCTNSHTFVRALTSFKNLVAWRLIRINVACVCVLSRKSWRQ comes from the coding sequence ATGAGGTCGTCTATGCTGGTCCTGTTCCTCTTCTTCAGTGCCCGGGCTATGGCCGCCATCAGAGGGGACTCGTGTGCAGCCACGACAGCACAGCAGCAGGATCCAGGCATCAACCCCAACATCATCCCCACAGTGGACCCCAAACTTTTCACCAAGCGCCGCTACCTCTCACCCAGGGTGCTCTTCAGCGCTCAGCCCCCTGATGCAGAGCCGGCAGGTTCACAAGGTGCCGGCAGGAGGACCCGCAGGGCAGCGGGGAAGCCTCAGCACCGCGGGGTGTACTCAGTGTGTGAGAGCGTCAGCGTCTGGGTGGGTAACAAGACCAAGGCCACAGACATCTCAGGCAACGAGGTGACAGTGCTACCAGACGTGAACATCAACAACGTCAACAAGAAGCAGTACTTCTTTGAGACGACATGTCACAGCGCCCGCTCAGGCAACTCGGGCTGTTTGGGAATCGATGCGAGACACTGGAACTCTTACTGCACCAACTCACACACTTTTGTACGAGCGCTGACTTCCTTTAAGAACCTGGTGGCTTGGAGGCTCATACGCATCAACGTggcctgtgtgtgcgtgctcaGCCGCAAGTCATGGCGACAGTAA